The DNA region CGATATGGTGATAGACGGAGACCTGTTCATAACCGCCGATAACAGCGATGACGCAATTACTCTTGAAAATGTGACAGTTAAAGGCAAGATATATTATAACGCGGCGAATATAGGCGCGATAAAATATGTCGGACAGAACACAATTACTGAAAAAATAAATATTGACGCCGCGCTGACCGGCGCGACAGGTGCCACTGGCGCAACAGGAGCTACAGGCGCGACAGGTGCCATAGGCGAGCAAGGTTACCGTGGATTTGCCGGATCGACCGGAGCCACAGGCGCCACAGGAGCTCCCGGTATTCCTGGAGTACCCGGATTACCGGGTCCCCAAGGTCCTCAGGGTCCTGCAGGAGCAACAGGTGCTACAGGTGCTACAGGTGCTACAGGTATAGGTGCTACTGGCGCAACAGGCGCCACTGGAGCTCCAGGTGCTACTGGCGCAACAGGCGCAGTAGGTGCAACAGGTGCTGACGGTGCTACAGGTGCTGACGGTGCAGTAGGTGCTACAGGCGCTACAGGCGCTACAGGTGCAACTGGTGCCACTGGTGAAACCGGAGCAACTGGTGCTGCAGGCGCTAATGGCGCAACTGGTGAAATCGGCGCAACCGGTGCCACAGGCGCAACCGGTGCCACAGGTGCTACAGGCAATGCAGGTATTCAGGGCGATCAGGGTCTTCAAGGTATTCAGGGTCTTCAAGGCATACAGGGTGATACCGGAGCTACAGGCGTAACTGGTGCCACCGGTGAAACCGGCGCTACTGGCGCAATAGGTAAAACCGGCGCTACCGGTGCAATCACAAGTGATTTCGGTTATATATATGATATAGCGACTGTTGGTGATACAACAATCGCTGGCGGAGCCGATGTTCCTTTTTCACATAACGGACCGATTCTCCCCCCTATCAGTCATACCCCTGGCACAACCTTTTATACGATCAACTCAACCGGAACATATATGATTTCATATACAATTTCATATACGGCAGGAGCAGGAGCAGAGATAGCTATCGCGGTAGATAATAATTGTGATGCGTCAACGTATATCTCATTAATAAACAATACGGATACTGTCAGCGGAACCGCAATGCTCAATCTGATAGCGGGCAACGTTATTACTTTGCGTAATACTACTCCCACTCCAATTACTATGGTTTTAGCTCCGTCCCTCGGCGCCCAACTTAGCATTATTAAAATTAGTTAATTAATTCAATCATGAGAACGGCGGAGCAATTTCCGCCGTTCTCGACTGTGTTATATTGCAATACACACATATTTTATCTTAAATCAGCAATTAATTTAATTGAGAGAATATTACATATGGAAAAAAGCAAAAACAATAGATCAGGACTATATAAATATATTTGTAATATAAAACCGATAGCCGTACTGACGGCTTTTTATATAATATTCACAGCGTTAAGATTTATTATCGGATTATTTACGAGTCAAAATCCCATCATTTTACCTGACGAGAATATTTATATGAATCTTGCGCGTTCTATTCATGAAAGCGGAATTGTGTCGATGCGTTCACAGCCGGTTTCATATTATACTCTTTTATATTCATTTGTAATTTCCCCTTTTTTTGCGCTCCCTGCGTCAGTAAATATTTTCAGAGTTGTACAACTGTTCAATACTGTTATTATGAGCCTTGCCGTATTTCCGGCATTTTATATAGCTGACCGCTTTTTAAATAATCAAAAAACCGCCTATGCAGTCGCGTTATTTTCGCTTTTCATACCGGATATGATCATGGCGTCAAGGCTGATGACCGAAGCGTTTGTTTATCCGATTTTTCTGTTTGCAATATTCTTAATGCTCCCTGCTTTCTCGGATGGCTGCCCGATTTCATCACTTAGAGCTTCCGTGTGTGCAATTATTTCTTTTTTGCTTTATCTGTCAAAATCCGGTTCAATTGCGCTCGTCATTGCATTTTCACTGTATTTAATCATTTATTCTATAAAGAACAAAGACCAGAAAGCTATTATAAAATTCGCGATTTTTACCGGTGTATTTTCGTTATTATATTTTGTATTCAGATTTATTTGTGTCGCAAAATTAAAAATTGACCCTTCGGTTGAAACTATATACAACACATATGCTCCGGCAAATATGATCGAGCATATTTCAAGAACTCTTCCCGGAATGCTGCTTTACATTTTTTATACAATAATCGCATTCGGAATATTTCCCATACTTATCCCGTTAGCATCAATAAAAGAATTTCCGAACCATAAGCGCAGACTGATAATTTTTTCAGTAATTGTTCTTGCGATGTATGCCGCAGGAGCCTGCTGGATGTTTTATGCAAGTGAAACGGTTGGAAATTTCCATGCGGGACGAATTCATATCAGATATTTATTTCCCTTTATGCCCTTATTTTTTATGTTTTTCCTGTCACCTGAATTAAAAAACAAGAAACCGCATGGCATAATGATGCTTGGCGTTTCTTATTTAATTGCCGTGTTCGCCACTCAGTCGTTCACATCAATATTATCCGGAGAATCATATTGCGTGGATGCAATATCTCTTTCTTATATTACATTTTCAAGAGGCGATTTCAATTCACGCCTGTTTATGCAGGTTGTAGTCATGACATTTTTGCTTTATATGGCATACCAATTCTTATCTAATGGTTTTGGCAAAAAGGAACGCAATTCTGTTATTATTTTTATGGCTTGCACTATCCTGCTGTCAAATATCTGCGGATATGTAAAATGCTTATATAATACTGATGAAAGACTTACTGATGACGTTCAAAGCACAGTATCATATGCTTACGGAAGGAAAACAACTTTGATTCTGAGCAATGACACATATTTTGATAATAATCTTTCCGTTCTTGATTGTTCGCTCCGTCAATCGCCATATTGTATTAATATAGATGAATTATGCTTCGGTATGAGCGAATACGGGAAAATAAATTCAATTGTTCCGAGTAAATATTGGACGGAAAACCCTATTAATCCTATTTCACTATGCGACTCTTATATAATGAACGGTTTTGTATATAATAATGCTGTAATCGCGGATGGAGCTTCATGTGAGCTGTCTGCGAACGGATATTATTTAAAGTTATCTCCAAACAAAGACGGTAAATTGTTCAAGAGTATTATGACAAATGTCAGTAAATTAGGAGAGCTTAGAAATAACTCATCCGTTTGGCTGTTTGATCAATCGCTTTTATCAAATGAGACCGTTAATATTTATTTAAAAGTCACTGCCTCGTCGGCGGGTAC from Oscillospiraceae bacterium includes:
- a CDS encoding collagen-like protein, with product DMVIDGDLFITADNSDDAITLENVTVKGKIYYNAANIGAIKYVGQNTITEKINIDAALTGATGATGATGATGATGAIGEQGYRGFAGSTGATGATGAPGIPGVPGLPGPQGPQGPAGATGATGATGATGIGATGATGATGAPGATGATGAVGATGADGATGADGAVGATGATGATGATGATGETGATGAAGANGATGEIGATGATGATGATGATGNAGIQGDQGLQGIQGLQGIQGDTGATGVTGATGETGATGAIGKTGATGAITSDFGYIYDIATVGDTTIAGGADVPFSHNGPILPPISHTPGTTFYTINSTGTYMISYTISYTAGAGAEIAIAVDNNCDASTYISLINNTDTVSGTAMLNLIAGNVITLRNTTPTPITMVLAPSLGAQLSIIKIS